One Haliaeetus albicilla chromosome 11, bHalAlb1.1, whole genome shotgun sequence genomic window carries:
- the LOC104323142 gene encoding adipogenesis regulatory factor — MAFLCVFSSLIPHIQAPPIVPITPKSVSRSSGTCIKPGQVRTPLTLCAIHHQALNFIDAEVCQHVSEATMSGKNFQGLKEQAEGAAKDAANTLGQAAQDAVNQITDASQKAIDKASKTAQDGVEKATGQAAEAMSGLGKKCGFKK; from the exons ATGgcttttctctgtgtattttcaTCTCTCATACCTCACATTCAAGCTCCACCCATTGTACCAATCACCCCCAAAAGCGTCAGCAGGTCTTCTGGCACATGTATAAAACCAGGACAGGTCAGGACACCCCTCACTTTGTGTGCTATACATCACCAGGCACTTAATTTTATTGATGCGGAGGTGTGTCAACACGTGTCAGAAGCCACAATGTCGGGTAAAAACTTCCAGGGCCTGAAGGAACAGGCTGAAGGTGCAGCAAAAGATGCTG CAAACACGTTGGGACAGGCTGCTCAGGATGCAGTCAACCAGATTACAGATGCAAGCCAGAAAG CTATTGACAAGGCTTCCAAGACAGCACAAGATGGGGTAGAAAAAGCAACTGGACAAGCTGCAGAAGCAATGTCTGGCCTTGGGAAAAAGTGTGGATTTAAGAAATGA